In a single window of the Candidatus Lernaella stagnicola genome:
- a CDS encoding radical SAM protein produces the protein MQSTMEALAKSATINAVRIFESATRKVPDALFFAAMDQIMDWGGMEFPEGRKFVLQSLHNLREQWDRFHPNVRKRFVENLFGHIMVLAEPKRRFLRQYLGVEKTPKEMVISPTMRCNLKCKGCYSAHYGKNDVIDTAKFDSILQEAKDIGIHFIVVSGGEPFMRDDLLDMFAKHSDQLFLVYTNGTIIYRDKLAERLAELGNVMPCLSVEGFSKETDYRRGKGVFDKIIGAMCQLREAGVMFGFSATPMRHNNEILVSDEFIEFYQNLGCFFGWYFSYMPVGRNPDLSLMPTPEQRKHRLYRIREIRDKYNILAADFWCDGPLVGGCMSAGRNYFHINAQGGIEPCVFHQFSVDNIMDTPLLEALNSPYFRHIRGQLHTIDNRYTPCPVIDNPHLLREAVAMFGSKPSQHGGRKTIEDLADGLDKYSKEIYELMQPIWDAEKDHLLRPSPLSKRKLFRIGQQAWELTPLAKMIGGNGA, from the coding sequence ATGCAATCAACTATGGAAGCGTTGGCGAAATCAGCCACAATTAATGCAGTGCGAATCTTTGAATCCGCCACCCGCAAGGTGCCCGATGCCCTGTTTTTCGCCGCCATGGACCAAATCATGGACTGGGGCGGGATGGAGTTCCCCGAAGGGCGGAAATTCGTTTTACAGAGCCTGCACAACCTGCGCGAACAATGGGATCGCTTCCACCCCAACGTGCGAAAGCGCTTCGTTGAGAATCTCTTCGGGCACATCATGGTGTTGGCGGAACCGAAAAGGCGTTTTCTGCGCCAGTATCTGGGAGTGGAAAAGACGCCGAAGGAAATGGTGATCAGCCCGACCATGCGCTGCAACCTGAAGTGCAAAGGATGTTACTCGGCGCACTACGGCAAAAACGACGTGATCGACACCGCCAAGTTCGACAGCATCCTGCAAGAAGCCAAGGACATCGGTATCCATTTTATCGTCGTCTCGGGCGGCGAACCCTTCATGCGCGACGACCTGCTGGATATGTTCGCCAAGCACTCCGACCAACTTTTCCTGGTCTACACCAACGGCACGATCATCTACCGCGACAAACTGGCCGAACGCCTGGCCGAACTGGGCAACGTGATGCCGTGCCTCAGCGTCGAGGGCTTCTCCAAAGAAACCGATTACCGCCGCGGCAAGGGCGTGTTCGACAAGATCATCGGCGCGATGTGCCAACTGCGCGAGGCGGGCGTGATGTTCGGCTTTTCCGCCACGCCGATGCGGCACAACAATGAAATCCTCGTGTCTGACGAGTTCATCGAGTTCTATCAGAATCTCGGTTGCTTCTTCGGATGGTACTTCTCGTACATGCCGGTCGGCCGCAATCCCGACCTGTCGCTGATGCCCACGCCGGAACAGCGAAAACACCGCCTGTACCGCATTCGGGAAATTCGCGACAAGTACAATATCCTCGCCGCCGACTTCTGGTGCGACGGCCCGCTGGTCGGCGGTTGCATGTCGGCCGGGCGAAATTATTTCCACATCAACGCGCAAGGGGGTATCGAACCCTGCGTCTTCCACCAGTTCTCGGTGGACAATATCATGGACACGCCGCTGCTCGAGGCGCTGAACAGCCCCTACTTCCGCCACATTCGCGGGCAGTTGCACACCATCGACAACCGCTACACGCCGTGCCCGGTGATCGATAATCCCCATTTGCTGCGTGAGGCGGTCGCCATGTTCGGTTCGAAGCCTTCCCAGCATGGCGGCCGGAAGACCATCGAGGACCTCGCCGACGGCCTCGATAAATATTCCAAGGAAATCTACGAGCTCATGCAGCCTATTTGGGACGCTGAGAAGGATCACTTGCTGCGACCCAGCCCCCTTTCGAAACGCAAGTTGTTTAGGATCGGTCAACAAGCGTGGGAATTGACGCCGCTAGCCAAAATGATCGGCGGCAACGGCGCTTGA
- a CDS encoding type II secretion system protein — MKAKRGVTMENEAQRGFSLIELVIVVGVLAILVSIAAPTVLPKRKAGYDTVAANAGRVAQTAMEVYGQTGPGYPHSLEELLRYAPSLDDNPEITFRFGRCNAWGYTYTTQHARSDNTFVFKADYYDP; from the coding sequence ATGAAGGCCAAAAGAGGCGTTACCATGGAAAACGAAGCTCAACGAGGATTTTCATTAATCGAACTGGTGATCGTCGTGGGCGTGCTGGCGATTCTCGTCTCGATCGCCGCGCCGACGGTTTTGCCGAAACGAAAGGCCGGTTACGACACGGTAGCCGCCAATGCGGGCCGTGTCGCTCAAACGGCCATGGAAGTGTACGGCCAAACGGGGCCCGGCTATCCGCACAGTCTTGAAGAACTACTCCGCTACGCGCCGAGCCTCGACGACAACCCCGAAATAACTTTCCGCTTCGGTCGATGCAATGCTTGGGGTTACACCTACACGACGCAGCACGCGCGGTCGGACAACACCTTCGTGTTCAAGGCTGATTACTACGATCCATGA
- a CDS encoding secondary thiamine-phosphate synthase enzyme YjbQ, translating to MIAHDASIRLETKGNLDMHDLTDRVAEVVRDAGVTTGLATVFVPGSTGGLTTIEFESGALRDLAEAVERLVPENIAYAHNARWGDGNGHSHVRAALLRPDLTIPIQKGRLTLGTWQQILFIDCDNRARRREIVVTVVGQ from the coding sequence ATGATTGCGCACGACGCTTCGATTCGGCTTGAAACAAAGGGCAATCTGGACATGCACGATCTCACCGATCGGGTCGCGGAGGTGGTGCGGGACGCCGGCGTCACGACCGGGTTGGCGACCGTATTCGTGCCCGGGTCCACCGGCGGATTGACGACGATCGAATTCGAGTCCGGTGCCCTTCGAGACCTGGCGGAGGCCGTGGAACGGCTGGTTCCGGAGAACATCGCCTACGCTCACAACGCGCGGTGGGGCGACGGTAACGGGCACAGCCACGTCCGAGCCGCGTTATTGCGACCCGACCTGACTATCCCGATCCAAAAGGGGCGCTTGACGCTGGGGACGTGGCAACAGATTCTATTCATAGATTGTGATAACCGGGCCCGGCGGCGCGAAATCGTCGTGACCGTCGTGGGTCAATAA